From Betaproteobacteria bacterium, a single genomic window includes:
- a CDS encoding DNA starvation/stationary phase protection protein, whose translation MAKKATKKVASGNGHAIDIGIREADREAIAAGLSKLLADTYTLYLQTHNFHWNVTGPMFQTLHLMFETQYNELALAVDQIAERIRALGYRAPGTYGEFTNLSSIKEVSGSPKAEEMVRLLVEGQEAVVRTARSVFPAVDEAHDEPSADLLTQRMQVHEKTAWMLRSLLEK comes from the coding sequence ATGGCCAAGAAGGCCACGAAGAAAGTCGCCTCCGGCAACGGACACGCCATCGACATCGGCATCAGGGAAGCGGATCGCGAAGCGATCGCGGCGGGTCTGTCAAAGCTCCTCGCCGATACGTACACGCTTTACCTGCAAACACACAACTTCCACTGGAATGTGACCGGACCGATGTTCCAGACGCTGCACCTCATGTTCGAAACCCAGTACAACGAACTCGCGCTCGCCGTCGACCAGATCGCCGAGCGCATTCGCGCCCTGGGTTACCGGGCGCCGGGTACCTACGGCGAGTTCACCAACTTGAGTTCGATCAAGGAGGTGAGCGGATCGCCGAAGGCCGAGGAGATGGTCCGTCTGCTGGTCGAAGGTCAGGAAGCGGTCGTGCGCACGGCGCGCTCGGTGTTTCCGGCGGTCGACGAGGCACACGACGAGCCTTCCGCCGACCTCCTCACCCAGCGCATGCAGGTACACGAAAAGACGGCCTGGATGCTCCGAAGCCTCCTGGAAAAGTAA